Proteins from one Desulfonema limicola genomic window:
- a CDS encoding type II toxin-antitoxin system Phd/YefM family antitoxin, whose translation MQVYTYSEVRQNLAVILEQAENTGKVLIKRKDGRIFALIPEKISTSPLDVPSIKADITTKELVDIIREGRER comes from the coding sequence ATGCAGGTTTACACATATTCAGAAGTCCGCCAAAATCTCGCTGTTATTCTTGAACAGGCTGAAAATACAGGTAAAGTTCTTATTAAAAGAAAAGATGGGCGCATATTTGCCTTGATTCCAGAAAAAATATCAACATCCCCTTTAGATGTACCTTCAATAAAAGCTGATATTACAACAAAGGAACTTGTTGATATAATTCGTGAAGGAAGAGAGAGATAA